The Ipomoea triloba cultivar NCNSP0323 chromosome 14, ASM357664v1 region agaatgatggtgatgttcaattttggaaagaggacaacattttgggacaaactaaaaaggaaagtaagacaggtaaaatgggacagagggagtattaattttgatatatatttaaaacttaaatatataattaatattattatatttagaataaaattttgattagttCGGATTTCAGGTCGACTATAGATAAAATTTTAACACCATATATCCGAACCgaattaataatcaaatatatcaaaatttaaaatatccaaattgaTAACTATTCGGGTtcacccaaaatttaaaattagattCAAATTTTGAGTGTTAGTTCGAATAATTTGACTTATAGAAGCGTCAAGACTTCATTTCCACTTTTCCCACTTATGTGGGAAAATGGGAATACAaaagacttttttttaataaatattttattccttttattatcattattattagtaaATACGAGTATATGTATAcctttatttcaaaattatatatgtatatgactATTTAACATGTTAATCATTAATATAAACAGTTAACTTTAACAAAGAATTTGGTATCTATTAACCACTAAATACAATTTATTAACAACTGATTCCGAAACTAGACTTTCTTATGTAGTATTCTACAATTGGTAGAATGGCCAAAAAGTACTGAATCCTAAACACCTTTCAACAAATTTGTTCTCTAGCTGTTGTCTGCCGCATCCGGTTTTGAATCTCTCTTCTCTCCCTCGCTTAAACCCCCCACCCCAAACTACCCACCCACCCTACCCCACCCCTTGGGGGCCCCTCCGCCATGCTTATAAACGTGAAAATGCTTACGCAAACTTCCAGTTTAATCTCCAGTCTCGGGAAACGCCATGGCTTAGTCACATACGTAACAGTATATCGCTTATCAGTTTCTGCGCTCTGTTTTTCTCTGTAATAATAAGTTTTCTGGTTTTTTAACATGGCGGCAACGTCGAGATCCGCGAGGACGACGACTATGGAGCTTTACACGTCGAAGAGATGGAAGCATACGGCGGCGGAGAATAGTCCGGAGCGGACCAGAGTATGGACGGAGCCGCCCAACGCGAAGCCCAAATCGGAACGGAAAGTCGCCGTGGTTTACTACCTCTCCCGGAATGGGCAGCTGGAACACCCTCATTTCATGGAGGTCCCTCTCTCCTCGCCGGAAGGGCTCTATCTCAGAGGTAAAAGATTGAAACTTTAGCCGGGAAATATGGAGAAAGGTTTAACTTTTTTGAGTTATTAAAAGTTGTGATGTTTTGCGCTTTACAGATGTGATCAACCGTTTGAATTTCCTCCGGGGAATAGGCTTGGCTTCTCTTTATTCCTGGTCTGCAAAAAGGTCACTTTTTTATGCCTTTTTTCCTTAACACTTTAATATATCCTTAGTattattcaacaattatattcgattcaaaatttaaagtaaCATTGATGCTCTTTATCGAATGTTATTTCTGAATTTTCCCAAATTTGCAGGAGCTACAAGAATGGATTTGTGTGGCACGATTTGTCGgagaatgattttatttatccGGCGCATGGGCAAGAGTATGTTCTCAAGGGATCGGAGCTGATGGATGGGGCACTGATTTCTCCGTCGGAAGAATTGGGGTTTTCCAGTTCGGTGCCGCTCTTGCCGGACGTTCGGAAATCCGGCGAGTATCCGGTGACGGCGCGGAGGAGGAACCAGTCGTGGAGCTCGTCTGATTTCCACGAGTACAGAGTGTATAAGGCGGAGTCCACCGGAGAATCTTCCGGCCGAGCCGCCGACGCTTCGACTCAAACGGACGATAAACGACGTCGTAGGAGACCGGGTCGGGTcgtggaggaggaagaagagggCAAAGAAGGGAAAACTCAAACTCCGGTCCGGAGCCAGAGCACGGAGCTGAGCCGAGGCGAGATTTCGCCGCCGCCGTCGGATTCCAGCCCGGAAACCTTAGAAACCCTAATGAAGGCCGACGGGAGGCTCGTGCTCCGATCAGAGCCCGCCGGCGAAGACCCAATAACCGCCGCAACGAAAGGAAAACCGAAATCGCCGTCAGTTCTTCTGCAATTACTCTCCTGCGGCTCCATTTCCTTCCGGGACTGCGGCGCCGGCCACGGGAAAGACCACGGGTTTTCTCTCATCTCCCACTACAAGGCGAGGCTGCCACGCGCCGCCGCGGGCGGCGGCAATCACGTGGATAAGGACGCGGAGAACGCTATGGTGGAGTTCCCGGTAAAATTAAAGCTAGAAGATAAAGAATACTTCAGTGGGAGCTTGATAGAGACAAAGAAGGAGGAATTTCCAGGCTTAAAGAGATCTTCGTCTTATAATGCTGAACGgtaattttgcattttttttttctgccaaTTCTGATTATATATTCGTCTGTGTCTCCTGCAAATTATGGAATTGTCTCAGTTTTACATTCTCCCGtgtatttctttgtttgtttcttgAATGCCACTGGGTTATCAATTCTTGGTTGGATTACCTTCCTTAATCTTGCATTAAGGTGTTTCTAAATTTACTTTGCTTCCTGTTGTCTTTAATGGGCTAACAACCTAACCCTTAGAACATACTGCAAGGTTCGAGTTGGTTTGGTAATCACAATATTTCAAATTCGATTCTCAGTAAAAGCGGCCTATTAGCCTTATTGAAAAATTGccataaggaggtaaaccaggTCGCGCCAGTAAACCAGTCTAGATTGTATGTGGTTGACCaattcaaactaagaagactaATGTAATATTATAGTTACTAAGTCAATAGTCTGACTAATTTGATAGGATATGAAGCAAATATTAGCAATGCTACTAGAAAGTTGTTTTGAGAGGAGTTTGAGTAGTTTCAGGTGTGAAAATGAATGcagtatataaaatatttgactTTGGACTAATAAAAAGTTTGGAGTTGCGGCTTTTATTACAAGAACAAGAACATAAAGTTTCAAATAGGAGTAGGTGGAGTGGGTAGAGGAAAGGACATTTGGAAGGCTATAGACTATTAAACTGTCCTTAAATTTGCAGAAAAGGATTGGGGTTGAAGCAAATAACGCCATTATTTGTGGGTGTTGCTTTTTATCTGCAAGTTTGACTTTGGAACCTAATAAATGTATTGAAACTATGATCATACATATCTGGTTTGCAGTTTCTGGGTTGTAAAGGTATGATTGAGCCTCATTAAATCTGTACCCTTGAGCTAATCTACATGGGGATTGTGCAGTATTTATTGCCTCCCTCAAACTCACAATTCATAAAGCTGCTACAACTTTAGTGCACCCTATCAATGTGGGCCTCacaaaattggaataaaattttcaaaaatttcccCATTTGCCTATCAATCATTGATCATATCTCCAATCCATCTGCAGGAGCTCTAAACTGGAACTGACCCAACAGGAGATTGATGGTGTTAGGGCGAAATGCATCCCAAGAAAGCCAAAAACCCAAGTGGACACTAGCCAACATGGTAGCAAAAGGATGGCTCCCCAATCCTGAACTCTCGCCCAATGGGAGTCCATGTAgtatttttcttgaattctcATGAACGATGTGATCTGAATTCTCGTGGGCGATAGGATCTTGAAAAGATGTTGAGACGTTTTGACGTGACGAATGAAAAGCGGGTACGTGTACTGTTGTTAGACTTGGCATCCACGGCACGGCAATGGGGTAGAAATTGTTGGTGGAATATAGTAGTTGGAATGGGTTTGGTTGTCTGGTTATGGGTTGTAGGCTTGTGTGAATTTTAACGTtgtttgtattcaaaaaaaaaaaacgttgttTGTATTATTATGGGCTCTGTGGTTTTTGCCAAAATTCTTGAGAAAGTGTTGACTTTTCCAGGTTTTTAGTAGTCTGTGAACCGACGACTGAGTTTGCACTTAAAGTTAGGAGGACAGGAATTGATGTTTTCAATGGCTGAGATTTACGAGAAGAATGTGAAAGGGAAGGGAATGGTCGTTGACCGGTTAAGGGGGACTCGGAAATGGTgacattaatattatattatatctattgctaattagagaaaaaaaattatataaaattagagATTTCGGTGCAAATTAGGGGGACACATTCACATTCTCTTTAGTATTCTGGCACAGGAGGTGGGAACAAAAGAGTTCATATAAATCTCGAGAAGTGAACACCTATAACGtctttttaaaacatattaCAAAATCTTTTAAATTGAATTTCGAAAAATTTGCACGGCTCTTTTAATTTTGGGACCATTTAATTTACACGTTGATTAGTTTCATGATGAATGTGTTTTGTTAAGCAAATCCAATCATGTTATAATAACACCTTTGATTGGCTCAATTAGATGGAAGTGAGAATCTCTACTCTTGTCCACTTCTCAAGATCTTTTAGATTGCAACCTTCGAGTCGCTTTCATCGTTGTGATGGGTTGGAAACAACTCATTCGCATTTCAACACATGACTCATCCTCAAGGACCAAGAATGTAAAttcaaat contains the following coding sequences:
- the LOC116003624 gene encoding protein UPSTREAM OF FLC, whose translation is MAATSRSARTTTMELYTSKRWKHTAAENSPERTRVWTEPPNAKPKSERKVAVVYYLSRNGQLEHPHFMEVPLSSPEGLYLRDVINRLNFLRGIGLASLYSWSAKRSYKNGFVWHDLSENDFIYPAHGQEYVLKGSELMDGALISPSEELGFSSSVPLLPDVRKSGEYPVTARRRNQSWSSSDFHEYRVYKAESTGESSGRAADASTQTDDKRRRRRPGRVVEEEEEGKEGKTQTPVRSQSTELSRGEISPPPSDSSPETLETLMKADGRLVLRSEPAGEDPITAATKGKPKSPSVLLQLLSCGSISFRDCGAGHGKDHGFSLISHYKARLPRAAAGGGNHVDKDAENAMVEFPVKLKLEDKEYFSGSLIETKKEEFPGLKRSSSYNAERSSKLELTQQEIDGVRAKCIPRKPKTQVDTSQHGSKRMAPQS